The nucleotide window TAAGCTCTTCAGTATTGGGTCTTGTTTTAAGCTTTCCCGTAGCAATGGTGCGTCTAACAATTTTTTCGTAAAGCGAATGATTGCTTGAGGTTTAATACCCAACCGGCTTTTCTCCAGCCAATCCTCTATATCCGGCTGCTTATCCAAAATCTTTGGTTGTCCGATAATTTCGGCGGTGGCATAAATTCCAGCTTTCTCCCCCGCCTGCCAAATCAATACCCCATCCCCAACGGCCATCTCGTTGACATAGCGTGTCACCAGCCAAGGCATTTGCTCAGAATCACGGATGGCGTCCCGCAGCCGATAGTATTTGGGGTTTCCTTGAAATAACCAATATGCCACTTGTTTTCACCGGCAACATAAGCTTTTGTGCTGTTTGGGGTAATTATAGCTAAGTTACTGCTCCTAGTTGGCAAGGGGGCCGGTGCGCGGTTTTGAGTTTTCACGCATTAGGTAAGGAAATCTCAGGAATCTCTGCTTCTTTGGCAACCCTCAAAACTTTTGCTAAAGCACGATATCTTGCCGACTTAGCAATCATTACTTGAAGTAATGAAGTAGAAACCTGTAGAAAATTGATTAAACTAGCAGGTATAAAATGAGATGAGAGCTATAGAGTTTAAGCTGATTTATTTGAAATAAATCGAGCAAATTCGCAGGCGCTGGGTTGTTAAAAAAAATAGAGTAACTGCTAACAAATTCTTTAGCTATTAAACAGATAGGGGCACTTCTCTAAAAGCTAGAGGCGCAAGTTTGGCAGTTAAGCTATCAAGGAAAAGTTTATGATGTCGCCTTTTATCCAGAGTGATTTGATGAGAGGCCGGGTTTGCAGTATATGAGTTGGGAAAATCCGCTTTTTGAGCGTTTAATAGTGAGCTTCAGAAAGTATTGGGGGTGTGACAAATTATAAATTTAAATGATAAAAACCAGTAGTTATTTTTGCTCTATATTATGCTTCCTGCCAAGAAATTGTAAAATCTTTACAGTGGTATGCTTACACTTTATAGAAAAAATCTACAGCTAAATTGCTTTCGCCCTTTGGAATATAACAAAAAACCATCAACCTTGTTCCACCTCTTTTCAAAATATCTGGCCCAATTGAAAACGCTAACAAAAAGCAAAAAACTACGTTGATCAACTCACCCCATTCATTCTCGCCATAGCCTTCCGAGGTGAACTCGTTTTCCAAGGTTCTGAAGTGAGTTAAAAGTGTCGAACCCTGAACGCTGCAAATGTTCCTAATTTTTCACCTCAAGCGCTGGGATGTGTTGCCTGTGGATGATTTGGGTGAACAGGTAGAAAATTGGAAAGTCTAGGATCTGACGGGTACTTTCTGATCGCAAGACTACAAAGAGTTTCGCGCAGAAGTGAAAGTCCTATTGCACTCTTGCTTCGCGTTACGTGTAGCACAGTTTGGAGATCAAGCCAGTTTGAGAACTGCTGCGAAAAGGGAAGCTGGATCCGCTCACTGGAATGCTACATACATTGAGGAGTTGAAGCTAAGATAGGTAAAAATGGTAAGCTTCAATGGATTTAGGCGCATTTGCTCTTAGCATAATAACTAATTTACTGTCAAGTGTAATCTCCGAGGGTACAAACTACAGTGCACTACCATTTTTTCAGCGTCGAAAGATTGAAAGACGTATTGAGGATGCAACGGCAGAAGTTGTGGAACCTTTGTTGCCATTTCTTGCTCACGAAGGGATTTCAGAAGATAAGCAGCACCGCTTAATCGAGACATGTGTTGAGGAGTTGCGTCCTTTGACAAAAAAACCAGAACAATTGTTTCAAGGTTCTCTCAATGGACAAAAGATTTTTGACGACTTGTATACTAACCGTGATTTACCACAAGTAGTTATCGAGGATGGACTGAAAGATGTTTATACGCTCTTGTGTCCTCGTATTGCGACATTACTTTGCAAGATACCAGTAGCTGTAAAAGATTGGGAGAGTGAGGCTTGGTCTGAAAATTTTCGTCGTTTGGATGAGATTACAAGTCAATTACGCACGCTCTTTAATAAAGTTGATGAATTAGCAGCAGCGCCGTCACGAGATGCAGACGCAACACTCACAGTGGTACGACGAACACTTGCTCAAAAGATTTGGCTTGAACTATAGCAATCCTAAATAGGTCAAAACAGGTATAATATTAATTGCTGTCTAAATTTAAAAATGAACATGGACATTATTTCTGAGTTAAATGATTTTCTTAATCAGACGAAAGAAGCTAGAGAAATAAAAAGAGCTTTAGCTGTCAAGATGATTTTAGAAGGAAGATCCTACCATGAAATAAAAGAATTATTACAAGTTTCTCATAGCTTTATTAGTCTGTGGAAAAATCAAGCTCTGTTTTTCGGAGTAGAGAGCTTAAAATTACAATTTAAAGGAACTCAAGGTAAATTAAAACCCGAAGAAAAAAGCCAAGTTATTTCCTGGGTAAGAGAACAAGAACATCTAAGATTATCAGACTTAAAAAATTATTTAGAACAAGAGTATAAAGTTATCTATAAATCAAATCAAAGTTATTATGCTTTGATGGCAGAAGCAAAAATTAGTTGGAAAAAAACTCAAAAAAAGAATCCGGCAAAAAACGAAGAACTCGTGGAAGCTAAAAAAAAAGAAATCATTGAAACATTAGAGAAATGGAAAGAAGAAATAGAAAGTGGAGAGCTTGTGGTATTTATGGTTGACGAATGTCCTGCAACTGTGGGGAGACATTTTAGGCTATGTATGGGGTAGAACAGATCAACGAATAGAAATTCCCATGACAAATGAAAAAAGCCGACAAACTTATTATGGGGGATTAGACTATAAAATAAAAGAGTTTATTGTCCACGAATACGAGCGTGGAAATACAGAAAATACGATTAAGTTTGTCAATTATTTACGCTCAAAAAGAAAAG belongs to Ancylothrix sp. D3o and includes:
- a CDS encoding EVE domain-containing protein, yielding MAYWLFQGNPKYYRLRDAIRDSEQMPWLVTRYVNEMAVGDGVLIWQAGEKAGIYATAEIIGQPKILDKQPDIEDWLEKSRLGIKPQAIIRFTKKLLDAPLLRESLKQDPILKSLSVIRQPNATNYKVTSQEWQQIHEIINSTI
- a CDS encoding IS630 family transposase (programmed frameshift), with amino-acid sequence MDIISELNDFLNQTKEAREIKRALAVKMILEGRSYHEIKELLQVSHSFISLWKNQALFFGVESLKLQFKGTQGKLKPEEKSQVISWVREQEHLRLSDLKNYLEQEYKVIYKSNQSYYALMAEAKISWKKTQKKNPAKNEELVEAKKKEIIETLEKWKEEIESGELVVFMVDECPALWGDILGYVWGRTDQRIEIPMTNEKSRQTYYGGLDYKIKEFIVHEYERGNTENTIKFVNYLRSKRKGKRIAIFWDGATYHDSKEFREYLSIVNEGLSEEEWLVTCHKFAPNAPEQNPVEDIWLQVKNFIRQFYHLCKSFKMVKWLFKFFADGQIFDFPKLYEYGIFSQPI